Part of the Falco rusticolus isolate bFalRus1 chromosome 2, bFalRus1.pri, whole genome shotgun sequence genome is shown below.
AATGGGAATCAGTCgctcagctgtgctggtggctgcttATCTGATGATCTACCACCATATGACCATCCTAGAGGCTCTGATGACTCTGAGAAAGAAGCGTGCCATTTACCCCAACGATGGCTTTCTGAAACAGCTAAGGGAGCTCAACGAACAGTTACTGGAGGAACGAGAGCTGGAGCATACTGGAGATGAAGAAGTCACTCCTAGTCAAAGTCCTGTTGTCCCTGCAGGGACTTCTTCCCAGCTGTCTGGAGCTGGGGACTCAGAAAGCATCACGGGAGCCAAAGCCCACTCCATCACAGTAGAAGAAGAGGAcaccagcagcctgctggaTAGCCTTATGAACTCTTCATCAGTGGGAAAAACTAGCTGGGCTTCCAAACACTCCACCCTCATCAGCGAGGAGGAAGAAGAACAGTTGTATGAGGaatggaggaagaagcaaggcCTGCCTGCAAAGGAGCCAGGAGTTAACCGTGGAAGAAGAACATCTCCAAAGCTTCCAGATCAGGAAGGGGAACAACCTGAGGAGGATGTGGAACAGAGGATCCATGACTGGCAGCGCAGAAATGAGAAATACCAAATGGAGGGTCCACCcagggaggaggatggagatTTCAACATGGGAGGAAGACCTCACCCATCAGGAGAATTCAGTGACGTTGAGAGCGTGAGCAGTTTTGAGATTCGAACCCTAAAACAACAGCTGGAAGCCAGTAGCTTTAGCAGCATGAGGAGGAGCCGCACAGGCTCTATGTCTTCAGAGAGCACTTGGGACATGTGGAACCAGAGGCTTCTGGAGATCGAGAAGGAAGCTGCACAGAGGTATCGTTCTAAGAACAGAAACTGTGGGGAGAGACATTCcccagaaacaggaaaaaaggagagggatgTGGATGAGGAGAGTGTGTTTTCAGACAGTAGCTCCTTTTACAATTTCTGCCAAAAGAACAAAGACAAGTTGACCCCTCTAGAAAGGTGGAAGATCAAGAGGATCCAGTTTGGCTTTCACAAGAAGGATCTAGaaccatcatcatcatctgcACCGTCTCCAGCAGAAGATGGCAGCCAAGcagatggggagggggcagaaggGAAGAGTTTGTCAGATATTAACCTGACAGCTTACCAGGCGTGGAAGATGAAGCGGCAGAAGAAGGTGGGCAATGAAAACAAGGAGGAATTTGTGGAGTTTGCCAAAATTGAGGATTCTGCTTCAGCTAAAAAGAAGCAGAGGCGTGTGGAGCTCCTTGAACGTTCAAAGAAAGTTTTAGAAGAAAGCCAGTCCATGTGCAGCTGGGAGACAGACAGTACGATGAGTGGGAGTATCCCACTGTCAGCTTTCTGGCCCTCAGCACCTTCTGCAAGTGGTGCCGAGGATGCAGCTTCTGCACTGAGCGTGCAGACAAACAATTCATCGTTATCACAGACCAGGAGCAGCACGGGGGCAATCCAGCCTCAGACGCCAAGTATACCCCTGCCCAATCTCGCAGTTGGCCCAGGAGACACAATCTCCATGGCAAGCATTCAGAACTGGATCGCTAACGTGGTCAGTGAAACCATTgctcaaaagcaaaatgagatcATGATGCTGTCCCGTCCATCATCTGCCATGGCCTCCAGCGTGATGTCAGGAGACATCGGCAGGCGTGTAGATGATGATAAGGTTTCTCTTCTCAGTGCTCAGAGTGGTTCATCTTTTGTTACCTCTCAGCTTCGCCAGCAGGACACGCACAGGGCTGAGTCGCAGTCTGTCCTGTCTTGCAGTACCTCAGCAAGCGCAAGGACAGAAGGGACTAGTTCAAACCTGAAGACAACACAGACAAGCAAGCCACTGTACAGCCTCTTTGCAGATCATGTTGACCTAAAGAAActcaggaggaaggagaaggagatgcaaatggaaatgagagagaaaatgtcAGATTATCAAATTGAAAAGGTGATCAGAGACAATAAACGCagcactttatttaaaaagaaggtgACCAAAGGAGAGGAAAACGAAGTAGAAGATGACAGAGAGAGTACAGCAAGCAGCCACAGGCGGCCCTGGCAAGCAGATGTTGACAGAACTGATACAGGCTTCGATCTGTCCAGTCAACCTGCAAACACAGGTGCACCAAAGTCAGAGACAGAGAACGATATTACTAGGTGGCTCAGTGGCCTGAGAGCAGAAAGAGAACCGCCATCATATTATGATCAAAGTGAGAAGGCTAGAGAGAAATACAGCAGATCATCCAAAGTTAGAGAGATGGATTCTGAAACATCCAGTTACAGGTTCTCCAGATCCCAAAGAGAAGAGCTAGACAGCTGTTCTTCCTACGAGTCAAAAGGAGATTCACTGAGAACCATGTCaaaattttcctctgcttctgccaaaGAGGACAAAAAGATGTATAAGTTCACAAGGTCAAGGGTCAGTGAGACAACAAGTTCCAGAGAAAAGagcccagagctgcctgttTTCAGCCAAA
Proteins encoded:
- the STYXL2 gene encoding serine/threonine/tyrosine-interacting-like protein 2, which codes for MASGRDLDSEQAVPDEEKGPDVKAVQAHYLRSPSPSLYSVISDTDTESIFMEPIHLSSAVAAKQIINEELKTTDTKVDSVCPSMLESARQLMVEDLYNRVKEKIDDTSLFNTPCVMDLQRALVKDRLETPRDAVDEVWPNVFIAEKSVAVNKSRLKRLGITHVLNAAHGTGVYTGPGFYNGLNIQYMGIEVDDFPDMDISKHFRPAAEFLDEALLTYRGKILVSSEMGISRSAVLVAAYLMIYHHMTILEALMTLRKKRAIYPNDGFLKQLRELNEQLLEERELEHTGDEEVTPSQSPVVPAGTSSQLSGAGDSESITGAKAHSITVEEEDTSSLLDSLMNSSSVGKTSWASKHSTLISEEEEEQLYEEWRKKQGLPAKEPGVNRGRRTSPKLPDQEGEQPEEDVEQRIHDWQRRNEKYQMEGPPREEDGDFNMGGRPHPSGEFSDVESVSSFEIRTLKQQLEASSFSSMRRSRTGSMSSESTWDMWNQRLLEIEKEAAQRYRSKNRNCGERHSPETGKKERDVDEESVFSDSSSFYNFCQKNKDKLTPLERWKIKRIQFGFHKKDLEPSSSSAPSPAEDGSQADGEGAEGKSLSDINLTAYQAWKMKRQKKVGNENKEEFVEFAKIEDSASAKKKQRRVELLERSKKVLEESQSMCSWETDSTMSGSIPLSAFWPSAPSASGAEDAASALSVQTNNSSLSQTRSSTGAIQPQTPSIPLPNLAVGPGDTISMASIQNWIANVVSETIAQKQNEIMMLSRPSSAMASSVMSGDIGRRVDDDKVSLLSAQSGSSFVTSQLRQQDTHRAESQSVLSCSTSASARTEGTSSNLKTTQTSKPLYSLFADHVDLKKLRRKEKEMQMEMREKMSDYQIEKVIRDNKRSTLFKKKVTKGEENEVEDDRESTASSHRRPWQADVDRTDTGFDLSSQPANTGAPKSETENDITRWLSGLRAEREPPSYYDQSEKAREKYSRSSKVREMDSETSSYRFSRSQREELDSCSSYESKGDSLRTMSKFSSASAKEDKKMYKFTRSRVSETTSSREKSPELPVFSQTPEPSFDSGSPESSTQSRVRSHHVEACEEEARSDISEFGAKRKFTQSFSKSEEDGKKEAKVEQSEERFASRQFSQYRRSVRKEEEEEMDDDAIIAAWRSRLEETTAKLRRRREE